Proteins from a single region of Macaca fascicularis isolate 582-1 chromosome 5, T2T-MFA8v1.1:
- the DOK7 gene encoding protein Dok-7 isoform X32, with product MLGASRPPPKPLRPRQLQEVGRQSSSDSGIATGSHSSYSGSLSSYAGSSLDVWRATDELGSLLSLPAAGAPEPSLCACLPGAVEYQVPTSLRPHYDTPRSLRLVPRDHSPASQGSPGDSAAGDSGGQTSAGCPSGWLGTRRRGLVMEAPQGSEATLPSPAPGEPWEAGSPHAGPSPAFFSACPVCGGLKVNPLP from the coding sequence ATGCTGGGTGCCTCAAGGCCACCTCCCAAGCCGCTGCGGCCACGGCAGCTGCAGGAGGTCGGCCGCCAGAGCTCCTCGGACAGCGGCATCGCCACTGGCAGCCACTCCTCCTACTCCGGCAGCCTCTCGTCCTATGCGGGCAGCAGCCTGGACGTGTGGCGGGCCACGGACGAACTGGGCTCACTGCTCAGCCTGCCAGCAGCCGGGGCGCCCGAGCCCAGCCTGTGCGCCTGCCTGCCTGGGGCCGTCGAGTACCAGGTGCCCACCTCCCTGAGGCCCCACTACGACACACCACGCAGCCTTCGCCTGGTTCCCAGGGACCACAGCCCCGCCTCGCAGGGCAGCCCCGGCGACAGTGCGGCCGGGGACTCAGGCGGCCAGACGTCCGCCGGGTGTCCCTCTGGCTGGCTGGGCACGAGACGGCGGGGCCTGGTGATGGAGGCCCCCCAGGGCAGCGAGGCCACACTGCCCAGCCCGGCCCCCGGAGAGCCCTGGGAAGCAGGCAGCCCCCACGCGGGGCCATCCCCGGCTTTCTTTTCGGCATGTCCAGTCTGTGGAGGACTCAAGGTAAACCCCCTTCCTTGA